A portion of the Meleagris gallopavo isolate NT-WF06-2002-E0010 breed Aviagen turkey brand Nicholas breeding stock chromosome 16, Turkey_5.1, whole genome shotgun sequence genome contains these proteins:
- the TNRC6A gene encoding trinucleotide repeat-containing gene 6A protein isoform X1, translating into MEERKKRKEDKKKKEAAQKKAIEQKIKVPEQTKTSVSQPQPVTSNGTSTATSTNNNAKRATANNQQQQTLPRYPPREVPPRFRHQEQKQLLKRGQQLPVIAANLGSTPKVLNGQSGGSTVTTKQPVTNGEVPNSSKKQPGMPPIRDLVSHSPNQSDLNHSGLGSHYENSHWGPVSSNSESSTNWDKVIVDGSDKEAWPSITGSDPELTSECMDTDSASSSGSERNLIIMASGSTGGENDGIRNGIGHGSQNKFVVGSNSNNVGNGSINGPWGLSHGTIISTCQVSVDAPDSKSESSNNRMNAWGTINSSSNGGLNPSTLNSNGNHGAWPVLENNGHALKGSVGSGNSGTNIQCSTIGQISNSQSINSKVGGSAHGSWGGLQENCDSEVNGTRKVSFSGQPQNLNTEMNGPNNTTNFMTSSLPNSAGSAQINELPNNTGHGAWRVSTMNHSQIQASPVTNGTSISHLSNGEAKNGGSYGTTWGAYGSNYSGDKCSGPNSQANGDTVNATLMQSGISGPGSTNFQINGNKGGGVWEAGTVNSQNMPWGSGNGASAGGSRRGWGNPAQNTGTNISNGEWSKLPSNQHSNDSVNGNTRKFTNGWKSTEEDDLNSQSSAVSQITEQNSAWAKTGTGDGEGSTESTGCHEDRVATEGQNRERRKVDQHALLQSIVNRTDLDPRVLSNSGWGQTPIKQNTAWDTETSPRGERKTDNGTEAWGGSVTQTSSSGGCVDRPSPNNNDTSSVSGWGDPKSATRWGDSKGSNSQGGWEEDSAATVMVKSNQSWGSGKEEKSSWNDTQKMKQGWVEGQKASQGWAVSASDSWGENSRSNHWGETKKSSSGGSDSDRSVSGWNEPGKSNSVTWGGSSNTNPNNSSGWDEPAKSNQNQGWGDPPKSNQPQGWGDSSKPINSPEWNKQDVGSWGAPSATNKPPGSGWLGGPMPAPAKEEEPTGWEEPSPESIRRKMEIDDGTSAWGDPSKYNYKNVNMWNKNVPNSSSSSDQQAQVHQQLLSSSAMSSKESSSGSGWGEPSTPATTVDNGTSAWGKPMDTGTSWGEPISDAGGTSGWGNASLGQQAPNKPGPKSMQDSWCGDDMPLTGSRQTSWEEEEDVEIGMWNSSSSQEANTSLNWPPYMKKMPTKGIMKGGNKQDEAWINPFIKQFTNLSFSRESPEETIQSNKMDMSGGILQDKRMEIDKHGLNVGDYNRVVGKGPGSRPQISKESSMDRSPYFDKDGIVADESQNMQFMSNQNMKLPPSNSALPNQALGSLAGLGMQNLNSVRQNGNPSVFGVGNIAAQPRSMQQPPAQPLNSSQPNPRAQVPPPLLSPQVPVSLLKYAPNSGGLSPLFGPQQVAMLNQLSQLNQLSQISQLQRLLAQQQKVQNQRSMPSGGRQQQEQQGRSLSMQQQMMQQSRQLDPNLLMKQQTPPSQQQSLHQPTMKSFLENVIPHATPELQKGPSPINSFSSFPIGFSPISTSEIPGMNSNLNVNMDMSSIKEPQQSRLRKWTTVDSISVNTSLEQNSSKHGAISSGFRLEESPFVPYDFMNSSTSPASPPGSIGDGWPRAKSPNGSSSVNWPPEFRPGEPWKGYPNIDPETDPYVTPGSVINNLSINTVREVDHLRDRNSGSSSSLNTTLPSTSAWSSIRASNYNVSLSSTAQSTSVARNSDSKSTWSPGSVTNTSLAHELWKVPLPPKSITAPSRPPPGLTGQKPPLSTWDNSLRLGGGWGNSDARYTPGSSWGESSSGRITNWLVLKNLTPQIDGSTLRTLCMQHGPLITFHLNLPHGNALVRYSSKEEVVKAQKSLHMCVLGNTTILAEFASEEEISRFFAQGQSLTPSPGWQSLGSSQNRLGSIDGSHSFSNRNDLNHWNGAGLSGTSSGDLHGTSLWGSPSYSTSLWGTPSSNDTRGISSPSPINTFLSVDHLGGGGESM; encoded by the exons TGCCAGAACAAACCAAGACAAGTGTAAGCCAGCCTCAGCCTGTCACCTCTAACGGCACTTCCACAGCAACCAGCACTAATAATAATGCCAAGCGGGCCACAGCCAAcaatcagcagcagcaaaccTTGCCTCGATACCCTCCTCGTGAAGTACCACCGCGATTTCGACACCAGGAACAGAAACAGCTTCTGAAACGAGGTCAGCAGTTACCAGTTATAGCTGCAAACCTGGGATCTACTCCTAAAGTATTAAACGGCCAGTCAGGAGGCAGCACTGTCACAACCAAACAGCCGGTGACCAACGGAGAAGTGCCgaacagcagcaaaaaacagCCAG gcaTGCCTCCCATTCGGGACTTGGTGAGCCACTCCCCTAACCAGTCAG ATCTGAACCACAGTGGTCTAGGATCCCATTATGAAAATTCTCACTGGGGACCAGTCTCTTCAAATAGTGAATCCAGCACAAACTGGGATAAAGTTATTGTAGACGGCTCTGACAAAGAAGCATGGCCATCAATCACTGGCAGTGACCCAGAGTTGACATCAGAATGTATGGACACTGACTCTGCCTCTAGCTCTGGGTCAGAGAGAAACCTCATTATAATGGCTTCAGGGAGCACAGGTGGTGAAAATGATGGCATTCGAAATGGCATCGGACATGGTTCTCAAAATAAGTTTGTGGTTGGTAGCAACAGCAATAATGTGGGCAATGGAAGTATTAATGGGCCATGGGGTTTATCCCATGGGACCATAATAAGCACATGTCAAGTTTCTGTGGATGCTCCTGACAGCAAATCTGAAAGTAGCAACAATAGAATGAATGCTTGGGGCACCATAAACTCTTCATCAAATGGAGGGTTAAATCCAAGCACTTTGAATTCAAATGGCAACCATGGTGCCTGGCCTGTATTGGAGAACAATGGACATGCCCTGAAAGGGTCTGTAGGGAGTGGTAATTCTGGCACAAATATTCAGTGCAGTACCATAGGTCAGATATCTAACAGTCAGAGTATTAACTCTAAAGTGGGTGGTTCAGCCCATGGTTCCTGGGGAGGCCTTCAGGAAAATTGTGATTCTGAAGTAAATGGTACAAGGAAGGTTTCATTCAGTGGGCAACCTCAAAACCttaacactgaaatgaatggaCCAAATAACACTACTAACTTTATGACCTCTAGTTTACCAAACTCTGCTGGTTCAGCGCAGATTAACGAACTGCCTAATAATACAGGGCATGGGGCCTGGCGTGTGAGCACAATGAATCATTCTCAGATTCAGGCCTCTCCAGTTACAAATGGCACTTCCATTTCTCACCTTAGCAATGGTGAGGCGAAAAATGGTGGATCTTATGGTACTACATGGGGTGCCTATGGTTCTAATTACTCTGGAGACAAATGTTCAGGCCCAAACAGCCAAGCTAATGGTGACACTGTGAATGCAACTCTAATGCAGTCAGGCATTAGTGGGCCTGGCAGCACTAACTTTCAAATCAACGGGAATAAAGGAGGAGGGGTGTGGGAAGCAGGGACAGTCAACTCCCAGAATATGCCATGGGGAAGTGGAAATGGTGCAAGTGCTGGCGGAAGTAGAAGAGGATGGGGCAACCCTGCACAAAACACTGGCACTAACATTTCAAATGGTGAATGGAGTAAACTGCCTAGTAATCAGCATTCCAATGACAGTGTAAATGGAAATACCAGGAAGTTTACAAATGGATGGAAATCTACTGAAGAGGATGACCTTAACAGCCAGAGTTCTGCTGTGTCTCAGATAACTGAGCAGAATAGCGCGTGGGCCAAAACAGGTACAGGGGACGGAGAAGGTAGTACAGAGAGCACTGGATGCCATGAAGATAGAGTAGCTACAGAAGGACAGAATCgagagagaagaaaagttgACCAGCATGCATTACTCCAAAGTATAGTAAACAGAACTGACTTAGATCCACGTGTCCTTTCCAATTCTGGTTGGGGACAGACTCCGATCAAACAGAACACTGCCTGGGATACCGAAACATCACCAAGAGGTGAAAGAAAAACTGACAATGGGACAGAGGCCTGGGGAGGCTCTGTGACACAGACTTCTAGCTCAGGGGGATGTGTGGATAGACCTAGCCCTAATAATAATGATACCTCATCTGTATCAGGGTGGGGAGATCCAAAGTCTGCTACAAGGTGGGGAGACTCCAAAGGGTCAAATAGCCAAGGGGGGTGGGAAGAGGATTCTGCTGCTACAGTAATGGTCAAGAGCAATCAATCATGGGGAAGTGGCAAAGAGGAAAAGTCATCTTGGAATGACACGCAGAAGATGAAACAGGGATGGGTAGAAGGACAGAAGGCCAGCCAGGGTTGGGCTGTTTCTGCCAGTGACAGCTGGGGTGAAAATTCAAGAAGTAACCATTGGGGTGAGACTAAGAAATCCAGTTCAGGAGGTAGCGACAGTGACAGATCAGTATCTGGTTGGAATGAGCCAGGTAAATCAAATTCTGTTACTTGGGGAGGTAGTAGTAATACAAACCCAAATAATTCTTCAGGATGGGATGAGCCTGCAAAGTCTAATCAGAACCAGGGCTGGGGAGACCCTCCTAAATCCAATCAGCCTCAAGGTTGGGGGGATTCATCAAAGCCAATCAACTCTCCAGAATGGAACAAACAAGATGTTGGATCTTGGGGAGCACCGTCTGCCACCAATAAACCACCGGGCTCAGGCTGGCTGGGGGGACCAATGCCAGCTCCAGCAAAGGAAGAGGAACCCACTGGCTGGGAGGAGCCATCCCCTGAATCAATACGCCGCAAAATGGAAATTGATGATGGAACTTCTGCTTGGGGTGATCCGAGCAAATACAACTACAAAAATGTGAATATGTGGAATAAAAATGTCCCAAACAGTAGCAGCAGTTCAGACCAGCAAGCACAGGTACATCAGCAGCTACTGTCTTCAAGTGCCATGTCTAGCAAGGAGAGCAGTTCGGGTTCTG GTTGGGGAGAGCCTTCTACTCCAGCCACTACTGTAGATAACGGAACGTCAGCGTGGGGTAAGCCCATGGATACTGGTACTAGCTGGGGAGAACCCATCAGCGACGCAGGAGGCACCTCTGGCTGGGGAAACGCTTCTCTTGGTCAACAGGCTCCAAATAAACCTG GGCCTAAATCTATGCAAGATAGTTGGTGTGGAGATGATATGCCATTGACAGGCAGTCGTCAGACCAgctgggaggaagaagaggatgTAGAGATTGGAATGTGGAACAGCAGTTCTTCACAAGAAGCTAACACATCTTTGAACTGGCCACCCTATATGAAGAAAATGCCCACAAAG gGAATAATGAAAGGTGGAAATAAGCAAGATGAAGCATGGATCAATCCATTCATTAAGCAATTCACAAATCTCAGTTTTTCA AGAGAATCACCAGAAGAAACCATACAGAGCAATAAGATGGACATGTCTGGag GGATATTGCAAGATAAGAGAATGGAGATTGATAAGCATGGCCTCAATGTTGGAGATTACAATCGTGTGGTTGGAAAAGGCCCTGGTTCTCGTCCTCAGATTTCCAAAGAGTCTTCCATGGATCGCAGTCCTTATTTTGATAAG GATGGCATTGTAGCAGACGAGTCCCAAAACATGCAGTTTATGTCCAATCAAAACATGAAGCTTCCCCCTTCAAATAGTGCACTACCTAACCAAGCCCTTGGCTCCCTGGCAGGGCTGGGTATGCAAAACTTGAATTCTGTTAGACAG AATGGCAATCCCAGTGTGTTTGGTGTTGGTAATatagcagcacagcccaggagcATGCAGCAGCCTCCAGCACAACCTCTTAATTCATCTCAGCCTAATCCACGTGCTCAAGTGCCTCCTCCATTACTATCCCCTCAG GTTCCGGTATCATTACTGAAGTATGCACCAAACAGCGGTGGCCTGAGTCCACTTTTTGGCCCACAACAGGTAGCCATGTTGAATCAACTGTCCCAGTTAAACCAGCTTTCTCAGATCTCCCAGTTACAG CGGTTGTTGGCTCAGCAGCAAAAAGTGCAGAATCAAAGAAGCATGCCTTCTGGTGGTCGtcaacagcaggagcagcag ggtcGATCTCTTAGTATGCAGCAACAGATGATGCAACAGTCCCGTCAGCTTGATCCAAACCTGTTAATGAAGCAGCAAACTCCACCCTCTCAACAGCAGTCACTCCATCAACCCACCATGAAATCTTTCCTTGAGAATGTCATACCCCATGCTACTCCTGAGCTACAGAAAGGGCCATCACCAATAAATTCATTCAGCAGCTTCCCTATAG GCTTCAGTCCAATTTCTACTTCAGAAATTCCAG GAATGAACTCAAACTTGAATGTAAACATGGATATGAGCAGTATTAAAGAGCCACAGCAATCTCGATTGAGAAAATGGACTACAGTAGACAGCATTTCTGTGAACACATCTTTAGAGCAAAACTCCAGCAAACATG GTGCTATTTCAAGTGGTTTTAGGCTGGAAGAGTCTCCGTTTGTTCCATATGACTTTATGAACAGCAGTACTTCACCAGCCAGTCCTCCTGGATCTATTGGGGACGGCTGGCCCCGTGCCAAATCGCCTAATGGCTCTAGCAGTGTTAACTGGCCACCAG AATTTCGTCCTGGTGAGCCATGGAAAGGTTATCCAAACATCGACCCTGAAACTGACCCTTACGTCACTCCTGGCAGTGTCATAAACAATCTTTCAATTAATACTGTGCGGGAAGTTGACCACCTCAGGGACAGGAACAGTG GGTCATCCTCATCTTTGAACACCACGCTGCCTTCAACTAGTGCCTGGTCATCCATTCGTGCCTCCAACTACAATGTTTCCCTCAGCAGTACAGCACAAAGCACTTCAG TAGCCAGAAACAGTGATTCCAAATCAACATGGTCTCCTGGATCAGTCACTAACACCTCTCTGGCTCATGAGCTGTGGAAGGTCCCTTTGCCACCTAAAAGCATCACTGCTCCATCCCGCCCACCTCCAGGGCTAACAGGCCAGAAACCACCTTTGTCCACTTGGGATAATTCCCTTCGTTTGGGTGGAGGATGGGGAAATTCTGATGCCAGATATACCCCTG gtTCAAGCTGGGGTGAGAGCAGCTCAGGGAGAATAACAAATTGGCTTGTTCTGAAGAACCTTACACCTCAG ATCGATGGCTCAACCCTGCGTACTCTGTGCATGCAGCACGGTCCACTAATAACATTCCACCTTAACCTCCCACATGGTAATGCTTTGGTCCGTTACAGTTCAAAAGAAGAGGTAGTGAAGGCACAAAAATCTCTGCACat GTGTGTTTTAGGGAACACTACTATTCTTGCTGAGTTTGCCAGTGAAGAGGAGATTAGTCGCTTCTTTGCACAAGGCCAGTCTCTGACTCCGTCTCCTGGCTGGCAATCTCTTGGATCCAGCCAGAACCGACTCGGATCCATTGATGGTTCCCATTCGTTCTCAAACCGTAATGATCTAAATCACTGGAATGGTGCTGGGCTGTCGGGAACTAGCAGTGGAGACCTTCATGGCACTTCACTTTGGGGGAGCCCCAGCTATTCCACGAGCCTGTGGGGCACCCCGAGCAGCAATGACACCAGGGGAATTAGCAGCCCATCCCCCATCAACACTTTCCTTTCTGTTGACCACCTAGGTGGAGGTGGAGAGTCCATGTAa